In Flavobacterium sp. 83, the genomic window CAATGGTCTTCCGTTGTTTAAAACCAAAACAATATTTGGATTTACTTTATAAATTTCTTCCAATAATTCCTGTTGTACGCCAGGCAAATCAAGATTAGTTCTGCTGCGTCCTTCTCCTGATTGAAAACCATGTTCTCCCAACACCATCACTACTACATCAGCGCTGGCAGCAACTTTTTTGGCAGCATCAAATCCGCTTTTATCTGTCGTATTGAAAACCAATTCATCTACAAAAGCTGTTTTCCCAACCGTCAAATCGGCTCCTTTTTCAAAAGTCAATTGATTCCCTTTATACTGTTGCATTCCTTCCAATACAGAAACGGCCGTATTATCATCTGAGGCAATTCTCCAACTTCCCAAAGGGCTGTTTTTATCATTTGCCAAAGCTCCTATTAAAGCAATTTTTTGTCCAGATTTTTGTAGCGGAAGCAAGTTTTTTTCGTTTTTCAACAACACGATTGATTTTTTAGCCATGTCCAAAACACCTGCAATATTAGCTTTACTTCCAATGGTCGCTTTTTCACGCTTTTCGTCACAATATCTATACGGATCATCAAATAATCCCAACTCAAATTTCACTCTTAGAATTCGGCGAACCGCATCATCAACCAAAGCTTCTTTTACCTTACCGGTTTTAACCAAATTAGCTAATTCAACCACATACAAATACGATTCCATATCCATATCAGAACCCGCAATTACTGCTTTTTGAGTCGCCTCTGCACCATCTTTAGCAAATCCATGCGCTATCATTTCACGAACCGAAGCCCAGTCTGAAACTACAAATCCATCAAAATTCCATTTCCCTTTCAGAATATCTCTTTGCAAAAAACTGTTTCCCGTTGCGGGAATTCCATTCAGAATATTAAAGGAATTCATAAACGTTCGCACTCCCGCTTCTGTTGCGGCATGAAAAGGCGGTAAAACTTCATTATACAACCTCGAATTACTGATATCTACCGTATTATAATCCCTTCCTGCTTCAGCAAAACCATAGGCTGCAAAATGTTTGGCGCAAGCCGCAATCGTATTTACTTTAGCCAAATCTGCTCTGGTATCACCTTGAAAACCTGTAACTCGGGCAATGGCCACTTTACTTCCTAAATAGGCATCTTCACCCGCGCCTTCCATCACACGACCCCAACGCGCTTCATGAGAAACATCCACATTTGGACCAAAAGTCCAATTAATTCCCACCGCTGAGGCTTCGTCTGAGGCCACCTGAGCTGATTTTTTTATCGCTTCCATATCCCAACTTGCCGCTTCTGCCAGCGGAATTGGACTCAAGGTTTTATATCCGTGAATCACGTCAAATCCTATGATTAAAGGAATCCCCAAACGCGTTTCTTCCACCGCAATTTTCTGTACCGCTTTTACTTGCTTCACCCCACGAACAGATAGCATCGAACCTACCCAACCGTCACGCAAATGTTTGTATTTCAACTCGGCATTTCCTTCTTTTGGCGCTGGTCCAGTCACTTCCCAAAAGCCGTTATACTGGTTCATCTGCCCCACTTTTTCTTCCAGCGTCATTTGTTTCATCAACAAATCAATACGCTCCTCAATCGGTTTGGTCTTATCTAAATGTGGCTTTTTCTGTGCATTCATAGTTGAAATGGTAATCAGGGAAAAAATCCCCGCAGTAATTAATTTTTTTGTGTTCATAATTTGGTTTGGTTTTTTAATTTTTGGTCGTGACGCTTTCCCTGAAAAAAATCAGGAAAAGCGTCGGGCTATACAGCTTTATCTCTTCGCTACGCTACGAGGATACCGCCTTCTATCCCTCACGCGACATCACGAGAGCTTTTTGGACTTTTACATTAGCTTCTACTTAAATGTCCTTATATTCCTTATGTGGTTAACTTGTTTAAAATTTTATCATTCACTCAAAAATGACGAAGCAGGTAAATTCGCTTTATTAAACAACTCTGATTGTGCTGTGTTCGTCCATGCAAAACGAACTTTGACAGGATGTGCCACCTTATCCGATTTTAAAATCACTGTGTTTTTTTTAATCACGGCTTCCGCTTCATAAAACACATTATCAGTTCCGGCAATTTCAAATTGATTTGATTTTTTTGTTTTAAAATACAATCCGTCGGCATAATCGAAAGCAACAACAACTTTATTTTTATCGATTTTCATGCTTTTGTAGAGCGGTCCGTGTATCAAATCTGAGTTGGTTTTATACATATTCACCAAAGCCAAATTCGCCAATCTTGTACCCACTGATTTCTTGTCTTTTGGGTGAATATCATCTATACGAGAAATATCGCTGGTCATCGCCATTCCGGTATTGGGAACTTCTTGCAATACTTTGCGTTGCGCATTTCTAATTTCAGCACCTCCAAAATGATTTTCTCCATATTGATAAGGTGCTATCTGGACATAATAAAACGGAAACTCATACTTCCATAATTTTCTCCAAGAAGTGATTAAAGCCGAAAAGGTTTTGTCATAAACCGTTGAACCCACATTCGATTCGCCTTGATACCAAATCACACCTGCAATTTTAAATTCCACCAAAGGATAAATCATCGCATTAAAAGCGCGTCCTGGTTGGTTGGGTCCATAGGATTCTTCTTTTCGGGTTTTGGCACTTTCCAGTAAAACCGCATCTTTTTGAATGACTTCTTCTGGCATCCAAATCTCCGCTGGCGTTCCACCCCAATTCGAACCAATCAAACCAATAGGTACATTTTTCAACTGTTCCTGTAAACGTTTAGCAAAGAAATAACCAGTTGCACTAAAATATTTCATCGTCTCTGGCGTGCATTCCGTCCAGTTTCCCGATACATTGTTTTGTGGTGCAGTTGCCGTCAATTTGGGAACCATAAAAAATCGGATATTCGGATTCGTGGCATTTTTCACCACTTCATCCCCGTTTTCAATGCCCCAACTCGCTGACATTTCCATATTGGATTGTCCCGAGCAAATCCACACTTCGCCAATCAAAATATTCTTCAATACAATTTCATTGTATCCTTTTATGGAAATTGTATACGGTCCGCCTTCTTTTGGAGTTGGTATATTCATTTCCCATTTAGCCTGATTGCTGGCTTTGATTTTATACTCTTGATGATTCCAACTTGGAGTTATAACGACCTCTTCCTGTGGATTCGCCCAACCCCAAATCTTAACTTCGGAATTGCGTTGTAAAACCATATTGTCCGAAAGCACATTTGGAAGCGTAACATTTGCGAAAGCGGAATGTGACAGTATTAGAGAAAGAACAAAAACAATTATATTATTTTTCATCTAGTAATTTTTTAAAGAAAGGAGTTAATTGGTCGGCCATTATTTTGTCGTCAGCAATATCCGGATGCGAACCACAACCGTTTGGTTTCATCGATTGAAATTCGAATAAGGCAATGGTTTTGTGTTGGGTATCATTTTCAAAAGCATGAATCACTTTTTTCAAACAACGCACCAAAGTTACATTTCTGTCTCCCGAAACCATCGGACTGTTCAACAATACTATTCTGGTATTTGGCGCATGTTTATAAACTGTTTTGATAAAATTGATGTAGTTTGAAACATATTTTTCTTCGTTAAAAGGCAATCGTTCTTTTTTTCCGTCACCATCCGAAAGGTCATTCGTTCCCAAACAAATACTAACCAAATCCGGTTGAAAAGCAAAATCATACGGTTTTGAATTGTCTTTATTCAAATACAAATTTTCATAAACATCAGGAATAATGGCTTCGTCTTTATGCTCGTCATTCCAGTTGCGATACATCCCAAATCCAGAAACGGAACTCAACACATAATCCACATTCAGACTACGAGAAACGATAGGTCCATACGCCCAATACGCATTATGCTGATCGTACCATTCTCCAGTTCCACAAGGAATTGCTGCCGTATCATTACCAAAACCACATGTAATAGAATCGCCTATGAGTTCTATTTTCTTTTTGTATTCAGGAGTGATTTGGGTTAGTCTGGCTGTAGTTCCACCAAATAAAACCCCACCATTCGAAGCTTCTGTAGCTTTATAAATGGTGAGACGGTGTGTTTTTTTCTTTTTGGAAATTACAATGGGAAAGGACTGCAACACTCCTTTTTCAATTCGAACTCTTCCAATATAAGTACCATCTAATTCTAATGCAACATAATTTTGGTGTTCTTCAAGACTTTGTAACGAAATAGAACACAAATCCCCTTTAAAATTAAACGAAACAGACGATGCGGAACCTATCAAAATCACTTTATCATCGGTAAGATGCTCCACTCTTCCGGAATAGAGAAAGGAACTGTTTTGCTCCGCTACTTTTTGAGCAAAGGAAACAAAGGAAAGGAATAGCAATACCAGTAAAAGGGATTTCTTTTTAAACATTATAATGCGTTGGTTAAGATAAAACATAGAAAGCAAACGTATGCTTTTAATTGCTATTAGAAAGATACTAAAATGTCAAATGGTAATAAAAAAACACCAAAAGGTATTTTCTATTGCGAAAGATTGTAATGCAATTTTAGGCAATAAAAATAGCTTTCAATACATTTAACTTTACCATTTTACAATTCAAAAATAGTTTGATATTCTTTCTCCATCAATTCTATTTCAGCATCGGTTATTTTTTCAAAATCTTTTCTTCTCCTTTTTGGAAATACTCCTTTATTTTGATGCAAAAATTGGATCATCAAATGAATTTCTCTGTCGGGCATATCAACAATTTCCTGAATAGAAAGTCTCAATTCATCGTATCTCATAATAAATTCAAGCTCATTCGGAATGTCTGTCATCACGGTTTCTTGAATTGTTTTTCCTAAAAAAGAAGTTTGAACGGTCAAATCAGGAAATCGGTAATAGCTTTCTATTTCCTCTAAATTTAAAACCTGAATTATTCCTTTATCATCTTTATCATAATCAATTATATGCATTAATTCTCTGGAAAAATCTTCCAAGACAGCATCATATTCCTTGAGATTATTCAGTATATGTGCCGAAACCGGTATAATCAAACCATCGGGAACCACTTTATCCCGAACTAAGGTGTCGTGTATCAAAAATCGGTGCAAACGCCCATTTCCATCTTCAAAAGGGTGAATAAAAACAAAACCAAACGACAACACACTGGCTCGAACTAATGTTGAAGTGGTTCCCGTTTTTAAGGCAACTTGTTTTAAACCATCCATCAAAGAAGGAACCAGTTCCGGTGGCGGGCATATATAATGTAGCATTTCCGAATAATTGGGAAGTGATTGCCCCACATAATTCTGAAAATCACGATAGCTTTTTACGGCAAATCTTGGATCTACAATTTCATTTTGCAAAAGCGTTAAGTTTTTCTCTTCAAACATTTCCTCTTCCCCAATTGTTCCCGCTTTCATTAATAAGGAGACAAAGCGTTCTATGCGTTTTGGAGAAGGTTTTTCATGCTCAATTTCATAAGATGATTTTGTTTCTTTTCCGTATAGATAATTGGTTGCTCGATTAAAAATGTCTAACGGATACTCTTTCCGTAATTGCGTTATTTGAGCTGAAATATCAATATTTTGAAAAGTTTCTATTTCGATTGTTTTTCTAACAATTGGGCAAAACTCTGGAGTTCCCAGCAAGTTGTCGTTGATTTTCCATTTAGAATTCTTAACCGTTTTTCCGACGATATATTTTTTTCTATCTAACAAATCAACATAATTTCCAGAAATAACAAAGTCCAAATCGAGTGATTTATCCATCAGAAACTCATACAGAAAACCAATTTTTTTAGAGTATATTCCTGACGGAGAATTACCTATAAAATCAATAATTTCTTTTTCAGGAATTTTTTTAAAAACAGATTTTATTAAATGAAAATCAAGATAGTCGTATTTCATTCCAAAAACAAGATGTTCCAGCGGATTGTTTTCAACAGCAAACTTACTGGATCTAAATACTTGAAGAACGACACCTTTCGAAGTCATTTCTATTCCATCCTTTTTTCCAATAAAGGATTGATGCTTCAAAGAACATTTGTTCAATTTATAAAATTCTTTCAACCAAGAAAACCCTATTTTTTGTTCCATACAAATCTATATTTTTGGAAAAACAATTATTACTCTGGAAAAACAATTAAAATTTAATACAAATATGGAAAAACAATTATTTAATTGCAATCAATTTTTAATAAATTTCATGGAAAAATAGTTATTTCTCTGGAAAAACAATTATTTCGAATGCTTTTTACGGTAAAACAGATAATAGTTACGGTAAAATTGATAAATCGGAAGGTTTTTACGGTAAAAACTATATCTACATTAAAAAGTCATTTTGTTTTAATAAATTTTTACGGTAAAACAAATATTCGGCACGGTAAAAACTATCAAAATCACTTTATCATCGGCTAGATGCTCCACTCTTCCTGAATAGAGAAAGGAACTGTTTTGCTCCGCTACTTTTTGTGAGAATGAAGCAAAGGAAAGGAATAGCAATACTAGTAAAAGGGATTTCTTTTTAAACATTATAGTGGGTTGGTTAAAATAAAACATAGAAAGCAAACCTATGCTTGTAATTGCTATTAGAAAGATACTAAAATGTCAAATGGTAATAAAAAATGCCAAACGGTATTTTAAAATGACAAAATAACCAATCAAAATTTTCTCCTTTTACGGAAAACCGTAAAAGATGTTTAAAAAAGAGACCTTGGTTAACAATGGAAGAATTAACAACGATTTTAAAAATAAAATCCTCCTAAAAATAAGTACTATAGCTAATATATAAAAACACAGGTTTTGCAAAATTGCAGTTTTTCGGATTAATTTGAAGTTGGCGTTATATTTAAATTAATAGTAATTATCCGAAAAATAAATCTTATTTTAGTGCCAAATTTAAACAAAGAAATGAGGTAGTTGTCCACAAAATGAGTCAAAACCCTTAAAAATAAAAAACAGAAATTAAAATTTATGAGAAAGTATTTTATTCATAATGGGCAAAGTGAAATTGGTCCATTTGACTTTGAACAACTTAAAACATTGCAACTTAAAAATGAAACCCCAATTTGGTTTGAGGGATTGCAAAATTGGACTACTGCAAATAATGTAGAAGAATTAAAATCAATCGTACATTCAACCATTTTACCTCCAAAATTTAAAAATTTCTCTGAAGAAAAATCAAATCCAAATCCACCAATATTTTCAAAACCAGTTTATGAAAATAACCAAAATTTTGCGCCGAAAAAGAAAAAAACATTACGAAATGTGCTAATTGGAGTTGGAGTTTTAGCAGTTTTATTTTTTGGACTAGTAATTTACGCATCAACAAATTCAGAACAAAATTACAATGATAACGGTGAATTCATTTCGTCCAATAATCTTGATGATCAAGATGCAGAAAGAGATAGAATAAATGCAGAATTGACAGAAAAAAATAGAAGTTATAGAAATAACATTGAACAATATGTTAGTGCAAGTACTAATCAGTATACTTATAATGAATTAGGAGGTATTAGTAACTTGGATATAATTGTAACAAACAACACAGAGTACTTACTAAACGAAGTAAATGTAAATATTGATTATATCAAAGATAATGGCGGAATTTACAAGACTGAAATAGTAACAATTTATAATATTCCAGCAAAACAAGATAAATCTGCATCAGCTCCAGAAAGCAACAGAGGAACTTCCGTTAATGCGAAAGTTCAATCAATTTCATCTAAAAAGCTACATATGTGTTATGATAATTCATTTGCACCAAAAGCGGGAGAAATTGACCCTTATTTTTGTAAATAAAAATACATCTAGAACAAATTGATTAAAAGAATTCAAGTTTAAAATGAATAAACCACCTTCATCAGGTGGTTTCTCTATTTATAAACAATCACAAAGGAATATTCCCGTGTTTTCTATTGGGCGTAACGCTCACTTTATTTTCGAGCATGCTAAAGGCTTTTATCAGTTTCCGTCTTGTGTCTTGTGGTAGGATTACCTCATCCACAAAACCACGTTGCGCTGCTATGTAGGGATTCGCAAATAAATCGGCATATTCAGCTTCTTTTTCCAAGAGTTTTGCCTCATGATCCTCGGCTTCGTTAATTTCTTTTTTGAAGATAATTTCCGAGGCTCCTTTGGTGCCCATTACGGCAATTTCAGCAGTCGGCCAGGCAAAATTCATATCGGCACCAATGTGTTTCGAGTTCATTACATCATAAGCACCACCATACGCTTTTCGGGTAATCACGGTTACTCTTGGCACGGTCGCTTCACTTAAAGCGTATAGCAATTTTGCTCCGTGAACGATAATCCCGCTCCACTCTTGATCGGTTCCCGGTAAAAAACCCGGTACGTCCACCAAAACCAATAACGGAATATTAAAACAATCGCAAAAACGGGTAAATCGAGCCGCTTTTTTCGAACTGTTCACATCGAGACAACCGGCTAAAATCATCGGTTGGTTGGCTATAATCCCAATGCTTTTCCCTCCCAATCGAGCAAAACCCACCAGGATATTTTCGGCATAATTTTTATGAATTTCAAAAAACGAATCTTCGTCAATAATCCCACCAATCACCTCGTGCATATCGTAGGGTTTGTTGGGATTATCCGGAATAATTGTCGCTAATTTGGTACGAACCTCATCATTGAGTTCATAAGGTAAATTATGTGCTTTTTCTTTATTGCTTTGTGGCAAATAACTCAACAAGCGTTTCAAATCTTCCAGACATTCCACATCATTAGTAGAAGTAATGTGCGCCACACCAGATTTAGTAGAATGCGTACTAGCCCCACCCAATTCCTCCGAAGTTACGGTTTCATTGGTTACGGTTTTTACCACATTCGGACCAGTTACAAACATATAACTGGTATCTTCAACCATCATGGTAAAATCAGTCATGGCTGGAGAATACACGGCACCACCGGCGCAGGGTCCCATAATTGCAGAAATCTGTGGAATTACTCCAGAGGCTTGTACATTTCTATAAAAAATATCAGCATAACCACCCAAAGAACGAACCCCTTCCTGAATACGTGCTCCACCAGAATCATTTAGTCCAATCATGGGCGCTCCCATTTTGACTGCCATATCCATCACTTTACAGATTTTCTCAGCATGGGTTTCAGATAAAGAACCTCCAAAAACGGTAAAATCCTGAGCGAAAATATAAACTAATCGTCCGTTTATGGTTCCATATCCTGTGATTACACCATCACCATAATACAGTTCTTTTTCCATTCCAAAATCAGACGTTCGGTGCGTTACCAACATTCCAATTTCTTCAAAAGAACCTTCGTCCATCAAATAATTGACACGTTCTCTTGCGGTTAGTTTTTTATTCGAATGTTGTTTTTCGATACGTTTTTTACCGCCACCCAAATGAGCTTCGGCAATTTTATCGTTTAATGTATTTATTTTGTCTTTCATACTTTGTTTTTTAACCGCTAAGTTTTAATATCCCTTTTGCTTTTGACTAAAGCCAGAATTTTTTTGCCACAGATTACACAGATTCACACAGATTTCATGCTCATTATTAAAAGAATCTGTGAAAATCATTTTAATCAGTGGCTAATTTATTCTTTTAATATTAGCCACAGATTCTAATAAAACCATTAAAGTTAAGTTTTACTTTTCTTAATGAAACTTAATCTCTTAATGGTTAAAAAAAAAAAATTAATTCGGTAAGCGTACGATTTTTTGATCTTCAAAATACTGTTTCAAAGCGACCTTCGCAGCGATTTCGGCTTCTTGCGCTATTTGATTTTTTAACATTTCGGCACTGTAGTAATTCTTGACAAAATGCGTGTCAAATTTCCCGGAACGAAACGCCTCATGTTCAAAAACAAATTTCCCAAAAGGCAATGTTGTCTGCACACCTTCCACTTGATAATTTTCAATGGCCTTAATCATAATTTGAATCGCTTCTTCTCGGGTTTCTCCATAAGTGATTAATTTGGCCAACATCGGATCGTAATAAATGGGAATATCCATGCCTTGCTCAAAACCGTTATCTACGCGAATTCCTTCACCAACCGGCAATTGATATACATCCAAATGACCCACACTCGGTAGGAAATCATTCATCGGATCTTCGGCATACACACGTAATTCCATCGCGTGCCCTTTTATTTTCAGGTCTTCTTGTTTGATTGCTAATGCTTCACCTCGAGCTACTCTGATTTGCAGCTCGACCAAATCGGTTCCGGTAATCCATTCGGTAACGGGATGTTCCACTTGCAAACGAGTATTCATCTCCAAGAAGTAGAAATTATTATTTTCGTCCAATAAAAATTCTACAGTTCCAGCTCCTAAATAATCACAGGATTTGGCTACCAAAACGGCTGCCTCTCCCATTTTTTTTCGCAATTCCGGTGTTAAAACCGAAGAAGGCGCTTCTTCAATTACTTTTTGGTGACGACGCTGGATGCTGCATTCTCTTTCGAATAAATACAACACATTGCCATGACTGTCTGCCATAACCTGAATTTCGATATGTCTTGGCGAGCCCACATATTTTTCGATAAAAACAGAACCATCTCCAAAAGCAGCAATCGCTTCACTAATAGCGCGATCCATTTGAGACTCGAAATCAGCTTCGCTTTCTACCACACGCATTCCTTTTCCACCGCCACCTGCTGAGGCTTTAATCAGTATTGGAAAACCAACTTCCTTGGCAACTACTTTTGCTTTTTCGACATCTGTAATGGCTTCGTCAAAACCGGGAACCATTGGAATATTGTATTGCTTAACGGCTTCTTTGGCCGCTAATTTACTTCCCATGATTTTTATTGCTTTCGACTTTGGACCAATAAAAATGATGTTATTTTTTTCGGCTTCTTCAGCAAAATCAGCATTTTCACTCAAAAATCCATAACCGGGATGAATGGCATCCACATTTAAAGATTTGGCAACTTCTATAATTTTACTACCTAATAAATAGGATTGACTTGAAGGAGCTTCTCCAATCCAAACGGCTTCATCGGCAAATTTTACGTGAGGTGCATTTCTATCCGCAGTAGAATATACCGCCACGGTTTTAATCCCCATTTTTTGTGCAGTTTTCATCACCCTAATGGCAATTTCCCCTCTATTGGCAACTAATATTTTTTTCATAGTCTTATTCAAATTCAATTAACAACTGACCTTTATCTACTGCATCTCCCATAGCAACCGAAATGGTTTTGATAACGCCATCTTTTGGAGAAAGAAAACTGTTTTCCATTTTCATGGCGCCCAAAATAATCAGGTTGTCATTTTCTTTTACCTCTTGCCCCACCACAACACTTATTTCGAGAATCAATCCGGGCATAGGTGCTTTGATAAAATTGACTTGTTTGGTAAGTCCTGTTTCAAACCCCATTTCTTTGATAAGAATATCCAAAGGATTTGAAATTGCCACAACATAGGTGTTGTTATTCACTTTTACCGTATAGCTTTTTTTAAGAAAATCAGAAGTTAGGATTTCCGCTTTATAAGGGGTATTTTGATGTAGTATATGAAATTTATTAGCTTCCACACTCACTGCATCCAGTTGTGAAATACTTTCCTTTTCAAAATCAAAATGAAAAGTATCATTGACATTTACTTTATAACCAATACTCATACGTGTATTTATTTAATTGGTTGTAAAAATAAGTAAAGAAAACGTTTTCGTAATCGAAAAATAAAAGTTTTATGCTAATTTAATATAGTTATCGTGAAATAAATCTACAACACTAATAATCCAAATTCTCTCAAAGTTTTAATTGGTTTTGAATACCAAAATAATTCAAAGTCTTCTAAATTTGATTCAAAATCAGCTTTAACTTCCTGAAAAGTGTAGATTTTAACCTTAGAAACAGAAATTTTCAAAAGAATTTCTACCAGCCATTCTCCTTCTAGTCTATTGGTTTGAATATTGAAACTTTCTTTCTTATCATGGAAAGTCAAAGTCATCATTTCCCAGGAATTTCCTTTTTTGGATTTCGTAAAATGTTCTACAAATGGTTTTCCGCCTAACCAAACGATTTTGGCTGTAGGTTTACTGTTGAAATCCTCCTCTTCCTGTAAAGCGTCAAATATAAAATCAGGGGAGATTTTAGTCTTTGGAATTTTAAATTCAAACCAATCCTGCAACTCATAATCAAAACAGATTCCGTGCATAAAATTGAACAAGGATTTCTTCAATCCAAAACTGAATTTATCATGATCGATTCCTGTTGAGTCGGTATAATTAATATCGTTATTAGCAAAAGTTCCCAAGATTTCGGTTTCTTTTACCACACCAAATCTCTCCGGATACAAGCCCACGGGACTGTGTGCCGTCATGGCAAACTGGTGCCA contains:
- a CDS encoding acetyl-CoA carboxylase biotin carboxyl carrier protein subunit; amino-acid sequence: MSIGYKVNVNDTFHFDFEKESISQLDAVSVEANKFHILHQNTPYKAEILTSDFLKKSYTVKVNNNTYVVAISNPLDILIKEMGFETGLTKQVNFIKAPMPGLILEISVVVGQEVKENDNLIILGAMKMENSFLSPKDGVIKTISVAMGDAVDKGQLLIEFE